Proteins co-encoded in one Waddlia chondrophila WSU 86-1044 genomic window:
- a CDS encoding 2-oxoglutarate dehydrogenase E1 component — protein MGFERLTLSGYGNLDLIEELYDRYQQDPSSVDPTWRAAFTSMISDEVPAAIVIDQSAPADLRIDRLIRSYRTWGHLKADINPIRTTPIKPPWQLDLGVIGFKESELKTTFPTNGLLHKPEAPLQEMIDVLEAIYCSKIGVEYMGIQNLEMQHWIQKKIEPNKFQIALTIDQKRSILQHLNKSELFEVFLHTKYVGQKRFSLEGGETLIPILAALIDTGSGLDIEEFVIGMAHRGRLNVLSNILKKSYSLIFSEFEEGYIPLSFEGSGDVKYHKGFSSKIDLNGKKIDIRLTPNPSHLEAVNPVVLGQVRAYQDSIGDEKREHSLPILIHGDAAIAGQGIIYETLQLYGLEGYATGGSIHLVINNQIGFTTTPENGRSTGYCTDIARAFDAPVFHVNAEDPEGCVAAIHLAIELRQKFQCDVFIDLNCYRKYGHNEGDEPAFTQPHEYDLIRSKKSIREIYRDDLISQGVLERKMAEALEVEFKEALQEALTGLRLPEKKFNQDEPPKRHQKKKGPFAPVQTGVDLKTLKFVAEKICTIPKNVTVHRKLKKLIKERMEMVEGKKGVDWGMGETLAYATLLNENRTIRLSGQDSCRGTFSHRHAVWMDQKEEKEYCPFDRLNGNFYVYNSPLSEYAVLGFEFGYSFARPDALVLWEAQFGDFCNGAQIIIDQFISTSEMKWGQVNSVTLLLPHGYEGQGPEHSSARMERFLSLCGDWNMQIVNPTLPVQMFHLLRRQLHKPMEKPLVIFTPKGLLRHPECVNDIGDFTKGHFQEVLDDPLKPKNIETLVLCSGRMFYDLNAERRKRKNEKMAILRIEQLYPLYKEKLTELIESYKGFKTCYWVQEEPENMGAWDFIRPQLLSLLPKGVQLEYIGRSQSASPAVGSFALHQKQHKKIIEALFGKEEA, from the coding sequence ATGGGATTTGAAAGATTAACTCTTTCCGGGTACGGCAACCTGGATCTGATTGAAGAACTATACGATCGCTACCAACAGGATCCTTCCAGTGTCGATCCAACATGGCGTGCAGCTTTTACAAGCATGATCTCCGATGAAGTGCCAGCAGCAATTGTTATTGATCAGTCCGCTCCGGCAGATTTACGCATAGATCGATTGATCCGCTCTTATCGTACTTGGGGGCATTTAAAAGCCGATATCAATCCTATCCGAACAACTCCGATAAAGCCGCCTTGGCAGCTGGATTTGGGGGTGATAGGATTTAAGGAAAGCGAGTTAAAGACAACCTTCCCCACAAACGGACTGCTTCATAAACCGGAAGCGCCTCTTCAGGAAATGATCGATGTGTTGGAAGCGATCTACTGCTCCAAAATCGGCGTCGAATATATGGGAATCCAAAACCTTGAAATGCAACACTGGATCCAGAAAAAAATCGAACCGAACAAGTTTCAAATTGCATTGACAATCGACCAAAAACGCTCGATTTTGCAACATCTAAATAAATCAGAGCTTTTTGAAGTTTTCTTGCATACAAAATATGTCGGGCAGAAACGTTTCTCTTTGGAAGGGGGAGAAACGCTGATTCCAATACTGGCAGCATTAATTGATACGGGCTCTGGCCTTGATATAGAGGAATTCGTGATCGGAATGGCCCATCGAGGCCGGCTCAACGTTTTATCCAATATATTAAAAAAATCTTACTCATTGATTTTCAGTGAATTCGAAGAAGGATATATTCCTTTGTCTTTCGAAGGGAGCGGCGATGTGAAGTATCACAAAGGCTTCAGTTCCAAAATCGATTTGAACGGAAAAAAGATCGATATTCGCTTAACTCCGAATCCAAGCCATCTTGAGGCAGTAAATCCTGTTGTACTTGGCCAAGTTAGAGCGTATCAGGATTCCATCGGAGACGAGAAAAGAGAGCATTCCTTGCCGATCCTCATTCATGGAGATGCTGCGATTGCGGGCCAGGGAATTATTTATGAAACGTTGCAGCTGTATGGGTTGGAAGGGTATGCGACAGGAGGTTCCATCCATCTCGTTATCAATAATCAGATCGGATTCACGACGACGCCTGAAAACGGTCGGTCGACTGGCTACTGCACAGATATCGCAAGGGCATTCGACGCTCCCGTTTTTCATGTAAATGCCGAAGATCCCGAAGGATGTGTCGCAGCTATTCATCTTGCAATCGAGCTTCGGCAAAAATTCCAATGCGACGTTTTTATCGATCTGAACTGCTACCGCAAGTATGGGCATAACGAAGGGGATGAGCCAGCGTTTACCCAGCCTCATGAGTACGACTTAATCCGCTCTAAAAAATCGATTCGTGAAATCTATCGCGATGACCTGATCAGTCAGGGCGTTCTTGAAAGAAAGATGGCTGAAGCATTGGAAGTGGAGTTCAAAGAAGCGCTTCAAGAAGCGTTGACGGGGCTGCGTCTGCCTGAGAAGAAATTTAATCAGGATGAGCCCCCCAAAAGGCATCAAAAGAAAAAAGGTCCCTTTGCTCCGGTTCAAACGGGAGTAGATCTTAAAACGTTGAAATTTGTTGCTGAGAAAATCTGCACTATTCCGAAAAATGTGACGGTACATCGCAAGCTGAAAAAGTTGATCAAAGAGCGCATGGAGATGGTGGAAGGCAAGAAAGGAGTTGACTGGGGCATGGGAGAAACACTTGCTTATGCAACTCTTTTGAATGAGAATCGGACGATCCGTCTTTCAGGTCAAGATTCATGCCGCGGCACATTCAGCCACCGTCACGCTGTATGGATGGATCAGAAAGAAGAAAAAGAATATTGTCCGTTTGATCGTTTAAACGGGAATTTTTACGTTTACAACTCTCCATTGTCGGAATATGCCGTCTTGGGATTTGAATTCGGTTATAGCTTTGCCAGACCTGACGCTCTTGTCTTGTGGGAGGCGCAGTTCGGCGATTTTTGCAACGGAGCACAAATCATTATTGATCAATTTATCTCGACGTCTGAAATGAAGTGGGGGCAGGTCAATAGCGTGACGTTATTGCTTCCTCACGGTTATGAAGGACAAGGACCTGAGCATTCGTCTGCCCGTATGGAACGCTTTCTTTCGCTTTGCGGCGATTGGAACATGCAAATTGTCAATCCCACACTTCCGGTACAAATGTTTCATCTTTTGCGAAGGCAATTGCACAAGCCAATGGAAAAGCCGCTTGTCATTTTTACTCCGAAAGGACTTTTGCGCCATCCTGAATGTGTGAACGATATCGGGGACTTTACAAAAGGGCATTTTCAGGAAGTTTTAGATGATCCTCTCAAACCAAAGAATATTGAGACTCTTGTTTTATGCAGCGGCCGCATGTTCTACGACCTCAATGCAGAAAGGCGCAAGCGAAAGAACGAGAAGATGGCGATTTTGCGGATCGAACAACTTTATCCCCTGTATAAAGAGAAGTTAACCGAGCTAATCGAATCGTATAAAGGGTTCAAGACCTGTTATTGGGTTCAAGAGGAGCCTGAGAACATGGGAGCCTGGGATTTTATCCGCCCCCAATTACTCAGTCTGCTTCCTAAAGGGGTTCAGCTGGAATATATTGGCCGCAGCCAGTCCGCATCGCCTGCGGTTGGCTCGTTCGCGCTGCACCAAAAACAGCACAAAAAAATCATCGAGGCGTTATTTGGAAAAGAGGAAGCATGA
- a CDS encoding iron-sulfur cluster assembly accessory protein, translated as MTTQEMIHPQMTIEEILSKYPHKAQKLAQELTNAGLHCVGCQAATWETLEVGMLGHGMSQESIQRLTKKLNQVLLEETDRTTITLTPRAARKYVQILEEEGKNGWGIRFTEKMAGCNGFEYVLDYSEKAQEDDEVFISQEIEIHVNKALVDRLLGAEIDYIDALQNSGFKVTNPNVRSACGCGTSHGY; from the coding sequence ATGACGACACAAGAAATGATCCATCCCCAAATGACCATCGAGGAAATTCTCAGTAAATATCCTCATAAAGCGCAAAAACTTGCGCAAGAACTTACCAATGCAGGCCTTCACTGCGTCGGCTGCCAGGCTGCAACCTGGGAAACTCTTGAAGTGGGCATGCTTGGACATGGAATGTCTCAGGAATCTATTCAACGATTGACCAAAAAACTTAATCAAGTACTTCTCGAAGAAACGGACCGTACGACGATTACATTAACTCCACGCGCCGCAAGAAAGTACGTCCAAATTCTTGAAGAAGAAGGGAAGAACGGCTGGGGCATCCGCTTTACAGAAAAGATGGCCGGCTGCAACGGTTTTGAATATGTCTTGGATTATTCCGAAAAAGCTCAAGAAGATGACGAGGTATTCATTTCTCAGGAGATCGAAATCCATGTCAATAAGGCTCTTGTCGATCGTTTATTGGGCGCCGAAATCGATTATATCGATGCTCTGCAAAACTCCGGCTTCAAGGTCACCAATCCAAATGTCCGCTCTGCTTGCGGATGCGGTACATCGCACGGTTACTAG
- a CDS encoding protease-like activity factor CPAF, with protein sequence MNFKSFFLGAILFFPLAAQVSADTKRQEAFLQELEAAKYTLTFKYGPTEWKSEYLQWDADAAFEEAKAQMIESPQLTMRDYQRIYRDFFGSLKDYHVSTLFYSSEWSAFPIVVKSVNNRYFITKFDFQLSLSYSDLAFDFDEIDIERLEAELQKCNLGDEVIAVNGVPVATLIEELIDSELNGDRTPTGYALAEKMLFTRYGRRGHQVPKGDFTLTVKPIFGKQHTVNLAWIHVAEWVNDPQKKTVEQKPATKWQKLEKYLVRDYSVGLAKDMLKSPLASLQANDNDEEEEEYDWREKSFVPPLGQIVWETDIDEAFYAYIFKNQQGKKFGYLYLPDFSASGWSAEDFMGQLITIIDKFESETEALVVDINDNPGGNLFYMYGVLSLLADKPLETCKNTEVLVQEDIYNMAVIYNELIEMLNDGEVEGTISGYPIDETVIRKIIGYAKSLIDQWNSGETRTIPDYVFGIDTLNPHHEVHYTKPILVLINELDFSCGDFFPAILQDNGRATLFGRKTAGAGGYVRPYQQTSQFGVALYTLTGSLAYRVDGKVVENLGVTPDIENQLTEKDLQHGFIDYVRSVNKQLNALVK encoded by the coding sequence ATGAATTTTAAATCCTTTTTTCTCGGGGCGATTTTGTTTTTTCCGCTGGCAGCGCAAGTATCGGCTGATACAAAAAGACAAGAGGCTTTTCTGCAAGAACTGGAAGCTGCGAAATACACGCTGACTTTCAAATATGGGCCAACTGAATGGAAGTCGGAATACCTGCAATGGGATGCTGACGCTGCCTTTGAAGAAGCTAAAGCGCAGATGATTGAAAGTCCTCAGTTAACGATGCGCGATTATCAAAGGATTTATCGAGATTTCTTCGGCTCTCTAAAGGACTACCATGTCAGCACGCTTTTTTATTCGTCTGAGTGGTCAGCTTTTCCGATTGTTGTCAAAAGTGTTAACAATCGCTATTTTATCACGAAATTCGATTTTCAACTTTCGCTAAGTTATTCAGATCTTGCTTTCGATTTTGATGAGATTGATATTGAACGTTTGGAAGCAGAATTGCAGAAATGCAACCTTGGTGATGAGGTAATTGCTGTGAATGGCGTACCGGTTGCGACATTGATTGAAGAATTGATCGATAGCGAACTTAACGGCGACCGCACACCGACGGGATATGCATTGGCTGAAAAGATGCTGTTTACCCGTTATGGAAGAAGAGGCCATCAAGTTCCGAAAGGCGACTTTACACTGACAGTGAAGCCGATTTTTGGCAAGCAGCATACTGTCAATCTTGCCTGGATTCATGTTGCAGAGTGGGTTAATGATCCGCAAAAGAAAACAGTTGAACAAAAGCCGGCAACAAAATGGCAAAAGCTGGAAAAATATTTAGTTCGTGATTACAGCGTAGGTTTAGCTAAAGATATGCTGAAATCCCCTTTAGCTTCTTTGCAAGCAAATGATAATGACGAAGAGGAAGAAGAATATGATTGGAGGGAAAAGAGTTTTGTTCCTCCGCTTGGCCAGATTGTTTGGGAAACGGATATCGACGAGGCTTTTTATGCGTATATTTTCAAAAATCAACAAGGGAAGAAATTCGGCTATCTTTATCTCCCGGATTTTTCTGCCTCAGGTTGGTCGGCTGAAGATTTTATGGGACAGTTAATCACGATCATCGACAAGTTTGAGTCCGAAACCGAAGCGCTTGTTGTTGACATCAATGACAATCCAGGAGGAAATCTCTTCTACATGTATGGAGTTTTATCTCTGCTTGCAGACAAACCATTGGAGACGTGTAAAAATACCGAAGTGCTTGTTCAAGAAGATATCTATAACATGGCAGTCATTTATAATGAACTAATCGAAATGTTAAATGATGGTGAAGTCGAAGGAACGATAAGCGGATATCCGATTGATGAAACGGTCATTCGAAAAATTATCGGTTACGCCAAATCGCTCATCGACCAGTGGAACTCAGGAGAGACTCGTACTATACCTGATTATGTTTTTGGAATCGATACTCTTAATCCGCATCATGAAGTTCATTACACTAAGCCAATTTTAGTATTGATTAACGAACTGGACTTTTCTTGTGGAGACTTCTTTCCGGCAATTCTTCAGGATAACGGAAGAGCCACGCTTTTTGGCAGGAAGACTGCGGGAGCTGGAGGTTATGTTCGACCTTATCAGCAAACAAGTCAGTTTGGGGTGGCGTTGTACACATTGACAGGTTCTCTTGCCTATAGAGTCGACGGCAAAGTTGTTGAAAATCTAGGCGTCACTCCTGATATTGAAAATCAATTGACTGAAAAGGATCTTCAGCATGGATTTATTGATTACGTGCGTTCAGTTAATAAACAACTAAATGCTTTAGTTAAATAA
- the lpdA gene encoding dihydrolipoyl dehydrogenase, whose protein sequence is MEDLIVIGSGPAGYVAAIRASQLGLSVAIVEKYSTFGGTCLNVGCIPSKALLQSSEHFAFIEKHADEHGIQLKNATVDFSKMMKRKEEVVASLVGGIEGLLKRNKVKTVQGSARFVSPEEIEVNGKKMRAKHFLIATGSKPIELPFLPFDEKVVVSSTGALSLPSVPKKMVVVGAGVIGVELASVYSRLGSEVAIVEMLDRITPAMDNQIGKTFQKILSAQGLTFHLGAQVTDAKVSKKGAELSVRIKGKESTLKADVVLVAIGRKPYSEGLGVEEIGIAKTKQGFIVVDGNFCTNHPNILAVGDIIDGPMLAHRASEEAVAAVESLAGKSSHINYMAIPNVIYTMPEVAAVGLTEEEGKEMGLELITGVFPFKGNARARCAGETEGIVKVIGEKNSGRLLGVHLVGANASEMIGEGVVAIEKRATVRELAYTSHAHPTLSEAIKEAALAACEKPIHL, encoded by the coding sequence ATGGAAGATTTAATTGTGATCGGATCAGGGCCTGCCGGATATGTCGCAGCCATTCGTGCAAGCCAGCTTGGATTATCTGTCGCTATTGTCGAAAAATATTCCACTTTTGGAGGGACATGTCTGAATGTCGGCTGCATTCCTTCAAAAGCATTGCTGCAATCTTCCGAACATTTTGCATTCATTGAAAAACATGCAGATGAACATGGAATTCAACTGAAAAATGCAACAGTTGACTTTAGCAAGATGATGAAGCGCAAAGAAGAGGTGGTTGCTAGTCTTGTTGGCGGGATTGAAGGGCTTTTGAAGCGGAACAAAGTGAAAACCGTGCAAGGGAGTGCCCGCTTTGTATCGCCTGAAGAGATTGAGGTGAATGGCAAAAAGATGCGGGCAAAGCACTTTCTGATTGCAACGGGATCCAAGCCGATCGAACTTCCTTTTTTACCTTTTGATGAAAAGGTCGTGGTCTCATCCACAGGAGCGCTTAGCCTGCCGTCTGTTCCAAAGAAAATGGTTGTTGTCGGAGCCGGAGTGATTGGGGTAGAACTTGCTTCGGTATATAGTCGACTCGGGTCGGAAGTGGCGATCGTCGAAATGTTGGATCGTATCACCCCTGCAATGGATAATCAGATTGGAAAAACTTTTCAGAAAATCTTATCAGCGCAAGGGTTGACGTTTCACCTTGGCGCGCAAGTGACTGATGCCAAAGTGTCAAAGAAAGGAGCCGAGCTCTCTGTTCGGATAAAGGGCAAAGAAAGCACCTTGAAAGCCGATGTTGTTTTGGTGGCCATTGGAAGAAAGCCTTATTCTGAAGGATTAGGGGTAGAAGAGATCGGCATTGCAAAAACAAAACAGGGCTTCATCGTTGTCGATGGCAATTTCTGTACGAACCATCCCAACATTTTAGCTGTTGGCGATATTATCGACGGTCCAATGCTTGCACACAGGGCATCGGAAGAAGCTGTTGCTGCTGTTGAGTCTTTGGCAGGCAAGTCCTCACATATCAACTACATGGCAATTCCCAACGTCATTTATACGATGCCGGAGGTTGCTGCTGTCGGTCTGACAGAAGAAGAGGGAAAGGAGATGGGGCTTGAGCTGATAACAGGCGTGTTTCCTTTCAAAGGGAATGCAAGGGCTCGTTGCGCAGGGGAAACAGAAGGAATAGTTAAGGTGATTGGGGAAAAAAACAGCGGCCGCCTGTTGGGAGTTCATCTCGTTGGCGCGAATGCTTCGGAAATGATTGGAGAGGGAGTTGTTGCAATTGAGAAAAGAGCAACGGTTAGGGAATTAGCCTACACATCTCATGCTCATCCAACGTTAAGTGAAGCGATTAAGGAGGCAGCTTTAGCTGCCTGCGAAAAACCCATTCACTTATGA
- a CDS encoding cytidylyltransferase domain-containing protein: MNMMEKVSIIIQARSGSSRLSQKAFAEVCGKPLLWHVIERAKLSKRISDIIVATTTRSEDRAILELAKSCNVHAYAGSEEDVLQRYYEAALKNGADVIVRMTGDCPLIHPPTVDAMIALLQEKKADYVCPDPRHRSLETGLEVFTMKTLREMHEKAVENYQREHVTLYLREHPESFKIALHIPDQIFQRKDIRITVDYLEDLELIRIIYRELYREGEIIDLKKVVEFLDQHPEFKDLNIHAKLSKANRLSISDAISEKIIRSVEKEKNG; this comes from the coding sequence ATGAACATGATGGAAAAAGTAAGTATCATTATTCAAGCAAGATCTGGGTCTTCCAGGCTCAGTCAAAAGGCGTTTGCAGAGGTCTGCGGCAAGCCGCTTCTTTGGCATGTGATTGAAAGAGCGAAATTGTCAAAGCGTATCTCTGATATTATTGTCGCAACAACAACGCGTTCCGAAGATCGCGCGATTTTGGAACTGGCTAAATCCTGCAATGTGCACGCTTACGCCGGCTCCGAAGAGGATGTCCTTCAGCGCTATTATGAAGCAGCTTTGAAAAATGGAGCAGATGTCATTGTGAGAATGACAGGAGATTGCCCTTTGATCCATCCTCCCACGGTGGATGCAATGATTGCCCTGCTCCAAGAAAAAAAAGCAGACTATGTCTGTCCCGATCCACGCCACCGAAGTTTAGAAACAGGCCTTGAAGTGTTCACAATGAAAACGCTTAGAGAAATGCACGAAAAAGCTGTCGAAAATTACCAAAGAGAGCATGTGACACTCTATTTAAGGGAGCATCCCGAATCGTTTAAAATAGCGCTTCATATTCCTGATCAAATCTTCCAGAGAAAAGACATACGCATTACCGTAGATTATCTTGAAGATTTAGAGTTGATCCGCATCATTTATCGGGAACTTTATCGCGAAGGGGAAATTATCGACCTGAAAAAGGTGGTTGAATTTCTTGATCAACATCCTGAATTTAAGGATCTTAATATCCACGCAAAACTTAGCAAGGCGAATCGATTGTCGATTTCAGACGCCATTTCTGAAAAGATCATTCGCTCTGTAGAAAAGGAAAAAAATGGATAA
- a CDS encoding cytochrome c biogenesis protein produces MRISTVFFSLFLFFISNVFGTFPVAHQGRFHPSDVYIKQTLYDLYHGRKISAFSADKLIWNLHFNGPYVQKFPFLYIHSAQLKEVLGLPVKASHFTFEQVDKAILKNPDFKKLLNGKKTAAEAESLIEKMRFLKQQSFPDDPSLPVQERLRKAGEDFKALPYQAKPGEWVSLKALQLDIPNFTPYSDLLYQQLKEAYRQQDTKQLSSLLEEGYKQIAGVAFLKLKGKSLTYPTTLQLNAESLLYRYPWLLICTALYFLSFICGILFKKPVYLIFAFGAFALHTLILAIRCFVLERPPVSNMFETVIYVPWVAMTGGMILQAISRDRKLILSASLVNVLLLLLLEATQLNNRLDNVQAVLDSQYWLLIHVLMVVGSYGMFALAGVLGHLYLINRIVAGKETEKTRMQGRQVLQAIYLGTSLLIPGTILGGVWAAESWGRFWDWDPKESWAFISSCVYLIWIHAYRFNHIRYDGLAAGSIIGLMAISFTWYGVNYILGTGLHSYGFGSGGEGYYYLYLACEAIFLSIALSLIKSKRYSFR; encoded by the coding sequence ATGCGCATCAGTACAGTTTTTTTTTCACTATTTTTGTTCTTTATCTCAAATGTATTTGGGACATTTCCGGTCGCCCACCAAGGACGGTTTCATCCTAGCGACGTCTATATTAAACAGACATTATATGACCTTTATCATGGGAGGAAGATCTCAGCATTCAGTGCTGATAAGCTCATTTGGAATTTGCATTTCAACGGTCCTTATGTTCAAAAATTTCCATTTCTTTATATCCACTCGGCCCAATTAAAAGAGGTTCTTGGACTGCCTGTCAAGGCATCACACTTTACGTTTGAACAAGTGGACAAGGCGATTTTAAAAAATCCCGATTTTAAGAAGTTGTTGAACGGCAAAAAAACAGCAGCCGAAGCGGAATCTTTAATCGAAAAAATGCGCTTTTTGAAGCAACAGTCATTTCCAGACGATCCATCTCTTCCGGTTCAGGAGCGCTTACGCAAAGCTGGAGAAGATTTCAAAGCGCTGCCCTATCAAGCAAAACCAGGCGAGTGGGTTTCTTTGAAAGCGCTGCAGCTAGATATTCCCAATTTTACTCCCTATTCCGATCTTCTCTATCAGCAGTTAAAAGAAGCCTACCGTCAGCAAGATACCAAACAGCTTTCCTCATTGTTAGAAGAGGGGTACAAACAGATTGCAGGAGTTGCCTTTTTAAAGTTGAAAGGCAAGTCTCTTACCTATCCGACAACTCTTCAACTCAATGCGGAAAGTTTACTATACCGCTATCCTTGGCTGCTCATCTGTACTGCCTTGTATTTCTTATCTTTCATCTGTGGAATCTTGTTTAAAAAACCAGTCTATTTAATATTTGCTTTTGGAGCCTTTGCCCTTCATACGTTAATTTTGGCTATCCGATGCTTTGTTCTTGAACGTCCTCCTGTATCGAATATGTTTGAAACAGTGATTTATGTGCCATGGGTAGCAATGACGGGAGGAATGATCCTCCAAGCGATTTCCAGAGACAGAAAACTTATCCTTTCAGCTTCTTTGGTTAATGTTTTGCTTCTACTGCTTCTTGAAGCGACACAACTCAACAATCGTCTCGACAACGTTCAGGCTGTCCTTGATTCCCAATATTGGCTGCTCATTCATGTCTTAATGGTGGTCGGAAGTTATGGAATGTTTGCTTTGGCTGGAGTCTTGGGCCATCTGTATCTCATCAACAGAATTGTTGCCGGCAAAGAGACAGAGAAAACTAGAATGCAAGGAAGGCAAGTCCTTCAGGCAATATACTTAGGCACAAGCTTACTGATTCCAGGAACAATTTTAGGGGGAGTCTGGGCCGCTGAAAGCTGGGGCCGTTTTTGGGACTGGGATCCCAAAGAGTCTTGGGCTTTTATCTCAAGTTGTGTTTATCTCATTTGGATCCACGCTTACCGCTTCAATCATATTCGTTACGATGGTTTGGCTGCAGGCTCTATTATTGGATTGATGGCAATTAGCTTCACTTGGTATGGGGTTAACTACATCCTGGGAACCGGTCTGCATAGCTACGGATTTGGAAGCGGCGGCGAAGGGTATTATTACCTCTACCTTGCCTGTGAAGCGATCTTTCTATCGATTGCATTATCGCTCATCAAGTCCAAACGCTACTCTTTTCGCTAA
- the sucB gene encoding dihydrolipoyllysine-residue succinyltransferase: protein MKEEIKVPAMGESITEATVGQILKPSGSHVKMDEEILELETDKVNQVLYASQTGVLTLTVETDDVVKIDQVIGLIDSDGGKPEKKEEKASAPVLKKEEKKPEKGIRHSREAFVAEIGKQEKSAPPPTMKKERGETRRRMTKIRKVIAKRLVEAQAATAMLTTFNEADLSQVMKLRTKYKEAFIKEHDAKLGFMSFFVKAVVSALETFPDINSYIDGDEIVHRDYYDIGIAVGTERGLIVPVLRDCDQKNFADIEKGIIEFAEKARAGTISVDDLQGGGFTITNGGIYGSMLSTPILNHPQVGILGMHNIQKRAVVVNDEIVIRPMMYLALSYDHRIVDGKEAVSFLVHVKNCLEDPSRLLLGV, encoded by the coding sequence ATGAAAGAAGAAATAAAAGTTCCTGCGATGGGGGAGTCGATTACAGAAGCGACAGTTGGTCAGATTTTGAAACCTTCAGGATCGCACGTGAAAATGGATGAGGAGATCCTCGAACTGGAAACAGATAAAGTCAATCAAGTTTTGTATGCCAGTCAGACAGGTGTCTTGACGTTGACAGTTGAGACAGACGATGTCGTGAAAATCGACCAGGTGATTGGCTTAATTGACAGCGATGGTGGGAAACCGGAGAAAAAAGAAGAAAAAGCGTCCGCGCCTGTCCTTAAAAAAGAAGAGAAGAAGCCTGAAAAGGGGATTAGGCACTCTAGAGAAGCGTTTGTTGCGGAAATCGGCAAGCAGGAAAAGTCAGCGCCGCCGCCAACCATGAAAAAAGAACGAGGCGAGACACGCCGCCGCATGACTAAAATCCGCAAGGTAATTGCAAAGCGGCTAGTGGAAGCTCAAGCGGCAACTGCGATGCTTACGACATTCAATGAAGCGGATCTTTCACAGGTGATGAAGCTGCGTACCAAGTATAAGGAAGCGTTCATCAAAGAGCATGATGCAAAGCTCGGATTCATGTCTTTTTTCGTTAAGGCTGTTGTCTCTGCTCTGGAAACTTTTCCCGATATTAACTCCTATATTGACGGAGATGAAATTGTTCATCGAGACTATTACGATATCGGCATTGCCGTTGGAACAGAGCGCGGACTCATTGTTCCGGTTTTGCGTGATTGCGATCAGAAAAATTTTGCCGACATCGAAAAGGGGATTATCGAGTTTGCGGAAAAAGCGCGCGCAGGCACAATTTCCGTTGACGACCTTCAAGGAGGTGGATTTACCATTACTAATGGGGGAATTTACGGTTCCATGCTTTCAACACCGATTTTAAACCACCCGCAGGTGGGGATATTAGGAATGCACAACATTCAAAAGCGCGCGGTTGTCGTAAATGACGAGATTGTCATTCGGCCAATGATGTATTTGGCGCTTAGCTACGACCATCGCATTGTTGATGGAAAAGAGGCAGTTTCTTTCCTCGTTCATGTCAAGAACTGCCTGGAAGATCCATCCAGATTGCTATTGGGAGTGTAA
- a CDS encoding 2Fe-2S iron-sulfur cluster-binding protein, which translates to MAKLKFETTGEEVELPDNSAIQEVCEEAGIPFACTEGVCGTCVIEIKEGGENLSDPTQEEIDFLGDDPQDERLACQCKIKQGEVTVSF; encoded by the coding sequence ATGGCAAAGTTAAAATTTGAAACAACCGGAGAAGAAGTCGAGCTTCCCGATAACTCCGCTATTCAAGAAGTGTGCGAAGAAGCTGGAATCCCCTTTGCCTGCACAGAAGGTGTTTGCGGGACTTGCGTCATTGAAATTAAGGAGGGCGGCGAAAATCTCTCCGACCCTACTCAAGAAGAGATTGACTTTCTTGGGGATGATCCGCAAGATGAGCGTTTGGCTTGCCAGTGCAAAATTAAACAAGGCGAAGTTACGGTATCCTTCTAA